A single genomic interval of Dyella sp. GSA-30 harbors:
- a CDS encoding ATP-binding cassette domain-containing protein has protein sequence MIAFRHFALRRGSRLLLSDIDLVIQSGWRLGVVGRNGCGKSSLFAVLQGKLEADAGELDLPAKLRLASVAQETPALPDPAIDYVMGGDEELAAALRDEFDAQARGDTEAMAMAHHRIEELHGYDARARAGRLLHGLGFAPETHERAVQEFSGGWRVRLNLARALMAPSELLLLDEPTNHLDLDAVLWLEEWLRRYQGTLLVISHDREFLDGVISHTLHLNEGRGRLYTGNYSAFERLRAEQLRQQQIAHEREQTERAHLQSFIDRFKAKASKAKQAQSRMKRLEKMAGTEAVRAERAFRFQFAVPDRLPDSMLQLEAVEAGYPGEGTEPPAYILHDVRFRLEAGERIGLLGPNGAGKSTLVKTLVGELTPLDGERKAHKDLKIGYFAQHTVESLREGASPLEHLQDKAPGVGAQVLRDFLGGWNFAGDRAFESVDGFSGGERARLALALIAWDKPNLLLLDEPTNHLDLDMREALADALADFDGALVLVSHDRHLLGMVCDSFWRVADGKVESFDGDLDDYARWLRSRGNASKKKESAAAAAPTESAADRRRASAAQRENEKVSRQRIKKLETRIATLDTELTTLDQRLADPDVYNGSTAELMKLSQKQAELRREKETLEGEWMALYETLES, from the coding sequence ATGATCGCCTTTCGTCATTTCGCCTTGCGCCGTGGCAGCCGCCTGCTGCTTTCCGACATCGACCTGGTCATCCAGAGCGGCTGGCGGCTGGGTGTGGTCGGCCGTAACGGCTGCGGCAAGTCGAGCCTGTTTGCCGTCCTGCAGGGCAAGCTGGAGGCCGATGCAGGCGAGCTGGACCTGCCGGCCAAGCTGCGTCTCGCCTCGGTGGCTCAGGAAACCCCGGCGCTGCCGGACCCGGCGATCGACTATGTCATGGGGGGCGATGAAGAGCTGGCTGCGGCATTGCGCGACGAGTTCGATGCCCAGGCGCGCGGCGACACCGAGGCGATGGCCATGGCGCATCATCGCATCGAGGAACTGCACGGCTACGACGCCCGTGCCCGCGCCGGTCGCCTGTTGCACGGTCTGGGCTTTGCGCCGGAGACCCATGAGCGTGCCGTGCAGGAGTTTTCCGGCGGTTGGCGTGTTCGCCTGAACCTGGCGCGCGCCCTGATGGCGCCCTCGGAACTGCTGCTGCTCGACGAGCCGACCAACCATCTGGATCTCGATGCAGTGCTATGGCTGGAAGAATGGCTGCGCCGCTACCAGGGCACTTTGCTGGTGATCTCGCACGATCGCGAATTCCTCGACGGCGTGATCTCGCACACCCTGCATTTGAATGAAGGCCGTGGGCGGCTCTACACCGGCAACTACAGCGCCTTCGAGCGCCTGCGCGCCGAGCAGTTGCGTCAACAGCAGATCGCGCACGAGCGCGAGCAGACCGAGCGCGCGCATCTGCAATCGTTTATCGATCGCTTCAAGGCCAAGGCGAGCAAGGCCAAGCAGGCGCAGTCGCGCATGAAGCGGCTGGAAAAAATGGCGGGTACCGAGGCGGTGCGCGCGGAGCGCGCCTTCCGTTTCCAGTTTGCCGTTCCCGATCGTTTACCCGATTCGATGCTGCAGTTGGAAGCCGTCGAGGCGGGTTATCCGGGCGAGGGTACCGAGCCGCCAGCCTATATCCTGCACGACGTACGTTTTCGCCTGGAGGCCGGCGAACGGATCGGCCTGCTCGGTCCCAATGGCGCGGGTAAGTCCACCCTGGTCAAGACGCTGGTGGGCGAGCTGACGCCACTGGACGGCGAGCGCAAGGCGCATAAGGACCTGAAGATCGGCTACTTCGCCCAGCACACGGTGGAAAGCCTGCGCGAAGGCGCCAGCCCGCTCGAGCATCTGCAGGACAAGGCGCCAGGTGTCGGTGCTCAGGTGCTGCGCGATTTCCTGGGCGGCTGGAATTTCGCCGGCGACCGTGCTTTTGAATCGGTGGATGGCTTTTCCGGCGGCGAGCGTGCGCGTCTTGCGTTGGCGCTGATTGCCTGGGACAAGCCCAACCTGCTGCTGCTTGACGAGCCGACCAACCATCTCGACCTGGACATGCGCGAAGCCCTGGCCGATGCGCTGGCCGATTTCGATGGCGCGCTGGTGCTGGTGTCGCATGACCGCCATCTGCTCGGCATGGTCTGCGACAGCTTCTGGCGCGTGGCCGACGGCAAGGTCGAAAGCTTCGATGGCGATCTGGACGACTACGCACGCTGGCTGCGTTCGCGTGGCAATGCATCGAAGAAGAAAGAAAGTGCTGCCGCGGCCGCGCCGACAGAGTCGGCCGCGGATCGTCGCCGCGCCTCGGCGGCGCAGCGTGAAAACGAAAAAGTGTCGCGCCAGCGCATCAAGAAACTGGAAACGCGCATCGCCACGCTCGATACCGAACTGACAACGCTGGATCAGCGTCTGGCCGATCCGGATGTCTACAACGGTTCCACGGCCGAATTGATGAAGCTCAGCCAGAAGCAGGCCGAGTTGCGGCGCGAGAAGGAAACCCTGGAAGGCGAGTGGATGGCGTTGTACGAAACGCTGGAATCCTAA
- a CDS encoding agmatine deiminase family protein, which produces MTDSTLRLPAEWEPQAAVLIAWPHAGTDWADRLADVETTYVALAAAITRFQRLIVVVADGDLRAHVQQQLDTVGVAKDQVRFVELPYDDTWLRDSGPITLRDAQGHFQLTDFRFTGWGGKFGAEQDDALIGGLVDAGVFGKAGHKRIDWALEGGGIESDGEGTVLTTWRCLKQRHPEQSREQMTAMLSQSLHADRILWLDYGYLEGDDTDAHIDTLARFAPGDRIVFQACDDRADPHHDELQRMAGELAVLCNPQGKPYELYPLPWAKPIVDEGRRLAASYANYLIVNGAVLIPAYGDAADDEAAKVIAKAHPGREVVQVPCRPLIWQNGSLHCITMQLPAGLA; this is translated from the coding sequence ATGACCGACTCGACCCTGCGCCTGCCGGCGGAATGGGAACCGCAGGCTGCCGTCTTGATCGCCTGGCCGCATGCCGGCACCGATTGGGCCGATCGCCTGGCCGACGTGGAAACCACCTATGTGGCGCTGGCCGCTGCGATCACCCGCTTCCAGCGACTGATCGTCGTGGTGGCCGATGGCGACTTGCGCGCGCATGTCCAGCAACAGCTGGATACCGTGGGCGTGGCCAAGGATCAGGTCCGGTTTGTCGAACTGCCCTATGACGACACCTGGCTGCGCGATTCGGGGCCGATCACCTTGCGCGATGCCCAGGGTCATTTTCAGCTCACCGATTTTCGCTTTACCGGCTGGGGCGGCAAATTCGGCGCCGAGCAGGACGATGCGCTGATCGGCGGACTGGTCGACGCGGGTGTGTTCGGCAAGGCCGGCCATAAACGCATCGACTGGGCGCTGGAAGGCGGCGGCATCGAAAGCGATGGCGAAGGCACCGTGCTGACCACCTGGCGCTGCCTCAAACAGCGCCATCCGGAACAGTCGCGCGAACAGATGACCGCCATGCTGAGCCAGAGCCTGCATGCCGATCGCATCCTGTGGCTGGACTATGGCTACCTTGAAGGCGACGACACCGACGCCCATATCGACACGCTGGCGCGCTTCGCGCCGGGCGATCGCATCGTGTTCCAGGCCTGCGACGACCGCGCCGATCCGCACCACGACGAATTGCAGCGCATGGCCGGCGAACTGGCCGTGCTGTGTAACCCGCAAGGCAAGCCGTACGAACTGTATCCGTTGCCCTGGGCCAAGCCGATCGTCGACGAGGGTCGCCGGCTGGCTGCCTCGTATGCGAACTACCTGATCGTCAACGGCGCCGTGCTGATTCCTGCCTACGGCGATGCAGCCGACGACGAAGCGGCCAAGGTGATCGCCAAGGCACATCCCGGCCGCGAAGTGGTCCAGGTACCGTGCCGCCCGCTGATCTGGCAGAACGGCAGCCTGCATTGCATCACCATGCAGTTGCCCGCCGGCTTGGCGTAA